The following nucleotide sequence is from Apium graveolens cultivar Ventura chromosome 4, ASM990537v1, whole genome shotgun sequence.
GacggttgttatttgtcgtaCCAAATACTGTACCGAGCAACTGACTACCAAATAAAGTGTgttttgcttataatagtatagtatagataagAGATTTGTGCTAGTATTAAAAGCAATTCTTATTTTCTAtctaatatttttatttatattttattaagtgtaaaaaattgttttaaaattgaccaaatttattaattattttagcATGTAATTtcatatttattaaaatattataaatctaatataataaaatataaaactaatgtattatttattaattttttttattcatatttaaatatgttattatattttcaattataatatttattaGATTGCAGTTTTATGCAATATAtctttattaaatatatttttatttttacttgtattaaattaaataatatgaaaattaatttttttagtttgaagtttctatatatataattaaaaaataagaataaaataatatttttatatatacatGATGATTTTATTCAGAGTAATTTAATTGTGTATTCTGATTTTTAATACTCTCTCGTCATGATAATGAGTAGCTAACATTATTTTTTCAGCAATAGCGATAAACGAAGTTGTTCTTCTAATCAAAACATAAGAATAATTAGTCGACAAATCTTATATTGTGAAAAAAATAGAGTTATAACGTGATTGAAGTAATTAGGATATGATTTCGAtctaaaaaaaataaatataagggTACATGGAATGGGAAGATGTTTTTAGGCCGGGTTATTTAGTAAAATTTCGAGTATTTTCTGAACAATGGGTCAAGTTatgatttcaaattcaaaataaactaaaatgcattgactcattataattcgaacttatctaaatatgtaataccaatatagattatttatatgtAAGCGATTCTATATTAacattttctttaaaaattatatatgtacatttattactttttataataaaaaatatgttacaaatatatgagatatatttttaaactaacaaatgattaatatataatataataattcatttatgtactatacctaactttatatctggaattcgattatttaaaattaactgtataagtattcaagtaactatttttgttttgcgaaagtaactatctttaaagttaaataaaatatttatttagcacacttacatattacatattatatgtgtatgataaaaaagaCATGTGGTTCGTTTCCCACAAATCACGTCAAGTCTTTATTATCACCATGATTTGTGCTAGTATTAAAAGCAActcttattttatatttaatatttttaatttatattatattaattattaaaaaatgttttcttattaataaattttttaactATTTTAGCATATAAATGCATATTTTTAAAAATACTAATAAATCTAATATATCAAAACATAAAACTAATATATTAATACAATTGATTCAGATtaacacaaaattaaaataaaaatataattcgaccaacaaaaataaaatttataaatcactgatccgagataaatcaaattaacattaaattaagtataatttgtatcctattgatgtgaactaaaaatcaaattttaattaaaatataaatattattttttgaaaaatacacagaattatcaataaaactatatcgttcaatcaataatattcttttttcaaatatcttttatagaattactcttaatcgattaagtaatcaacatgctcaaataatatattttaagGTCCCAGCATAATAAagatattatatttttaccctcgATAAAATAATAACTTTGATATTATAAAATTTCCCTCCTTGCTaatgctatcactttaaataTGTTTAAATATTCTAAATAGTTATGAACATATAATTATTATAAGGTCATATCATTTaagttttaaatgaacaaaattcaaaatggaattcaaaattatttaaaaaattatagaATATTAAAAGAAATATGTGTGATCTGTACATAGCACTGATTTTAAACTAGtatgtattaaaatataaataattttgaaataaaatatataattaaaaatcatTCATTCATTAGAAACAACTAGGGATTTATTAATTGTGTCGCACACAAATTTTTGTGAAACACAACCTCAGTTCTTTCTAAACAAAATTTGTGATTTCCATGTAGCAAACGTTTGCattaatttttttttgacaaatgcagaaagttctcgttaaattgaatatagtacagtagggacaaacccccaactgtcATACAAACAGAtgataaaacaaataacatactaaaaacaattagatgatttgtttcctgatcgtttaacacataaaatttaaaaattcttgaaattaaaaacgaaatcaaagacatccCAAGCGATCAGCATCTCAGAAAATAGCAACATTgcaattgaccatatcacataaaaactatggttagcccagtgttcagaaacaccaatggcataaaatgagattggagaagcggcaccccagctatctaAATGTCGGACACCaactatagacatgccgaaagcaccccagctatctacatgccggataGCAGCTATAGACATGTCGAAAGTATAAACCCATGAAAGATGAACAATCTTtagttgtgaaaggtgagctcttCCAATAATCACCACCGTCCCAGATCCGATGCAGACTTTgcagatcaccaaaaatatcaataaattcgtcctcaacagatccatcaccagataaacccaagcatgactaaataaaaacataacaaatATTCCAAAAAAAAGACAAAACACACACCGCATAGCagagacacacaaacacccaaaaaataGGGTTTTATTGAAAGAAAATAAATAGGAAGAACAAAAAATCTGCTGAAATTTGTATCTTAAAAAGAAACCGGTCTAAATGGGTTCCTCACTGCTGTGTGCCACTTTGACTTGGTTTTATTATATTAATAATTGTAATACAACTGCTTCCTTGAAGTCTAATCGACGTGTAAGGGTGGAATCGGCATAGAAAAAGTAGATTTGTGAACTCCTTGCACTCTATAAGCATTTAAAAAATGTATTACTAAGGACCGAAATAATTGAATAGATATGATGTACATGTACATGCATGTGGGTGTTGTTGAAAAAAATATTAGGAGAAAAAAACAAGAAGGgaacatttttataaaaatggaaaagaaacCAGCAGAAGCTTTCCTACACAtggaatttttattttatatttaatttttttttaggCATGTGGTACAAAATCAGTTGAAATACTGCTTGTGGTTTAGGTGGGTTCATTTTTGGCTGCTCAGTTTATCTAGCTATAAAAACCAAACTCCTACCATTTTTAAACAGCACACAACATACAAGCAACTACATTACTATACTTGAGTTACTTTCAATCTTTAAAAACGATAATATCCTTTTCCAAATAATTAACCAACGATGACACTTTCCTGGGCTTTTTCATTTCTGTTCCTGGTCCTTGGAGCTGCATTCTGGTGGATACTCGACACCAGGCAGCGTAAGCTACTGCCACCAGGCCCGAGAGGATTACCGATTGTTGGTAGCCTTTTAAGTTTGGGCAGCCTTCCCCACCGCACCTTCCATGAGTTGTCCAAGAAGTATGGTCCTATAATGTCTTTACGCATGGGTTCGGTGCCAGCTATAGTTGTCTCGTCTCCTGAGGCTGCTCAACTTTTCCTTAAAACTCATGACAGTGTTTTTGCAGCACGACCACAAATGGAGGCTGTTGCACATATGTCATATGGTAACAATGGCATTAGTTTTACCAATGGTACGTACTGGAGGCATGTGAGAAAATTTGTTGTACAAGAGCTTTTAGCTCCCGCAAAAGTTAATTCTTTTCGAGGGATGAGAAGAGATGAGGTTGGCTTAGTCGTGGAGGACATTAAGAAAGCTGCCGTGGCTGGTGAGGTGGTGAATGTTAGTGATAAGGTAGGGGGTTTAATTGAGAACATGACGTTTAGGTTCCTTTTAGGACGAAGCAAAGATGATCGCTTTGATCTCAAGGGCATCATGACGGAAGCCTTTACTTTGGCTGGACAGTTTAATCTTGCTGACTTTGTGCCCTCCCTAAAGCCACTTGACCTTCAGGTACATATATTGTCAAGGAACTTCATAATTTCTGGTTGTACAGTTAAACAATGGCATACTTAGTATTTTTCAGGTCCTATGTATCATCTCTGTCATATTTTTAAGCTTCTTTACTCTTTCTAGTTTTAACGTGATTTACACATTGCCTCCTACAGGGATTGTCACGCAAATACGAGGCAACAAGCAAGAAACTTGATGCAATGTTGGAGCTAATTATTGAGGAGCATGAGCAAAATTTGAATAATGGCACTCTTAAGAATAATCGTGACATTGTCGATGAAATGATATCTTTATCTAGAAATAACGCTTCTATCAACCACCAAGAGCTAGCCAAACTGATTGACAGACCCAGTATCAAGTCCATCATGATCGATATCATTACAGCAGCAATTGACACCTCATTTACATCAATCGAATGGATACTAACAGAACTAATGAGACATCCAGGCGCAATGAAAAAATGTCAAGAGGAGCTAACTTCCATTGTTGGACTTGATAGAATGGTGGAGGAGACGGATTTGCCCAAACTAGAATATCTGTACATGGTTATTAGAGAAGGTATGAGACTACACCCTATTGTACCGTTACTTGGTCCCCATGAAGCTAAGGAGGATATTGTAGTTAATGGATATCATATCCCTCAGAAGTCACGAATTATTGTAAATGCATGGGCTATAGCACGAGATTCTAAGGTGTGGGGTGACAATGCTCTAGAATTCATTCCAGAGAGGTTTTCTGAGAGTAAAATAGACCTTCGAGGACGTGATTTTGAGCTCTTACCATTTGGTAGTGGTAGAAGAGGGTGTCCAGGTATGCAACTGGGGTTGCTCAGCGTTCAGCTAGTGTTGGCTCAGTTGCTACATTGTTTTGATTGGGAGTTACCGCACGGCAAATCTGCTGAAGACTTGGATATGACTGAGCAGTTTGGGCTAACTATTCCCCGAATCGAACACTTGCTCTTGGTGCCTAAGATTCGTATTTAAACACGGTAGCCTTAGAAAGTAGTAATTACCTAAAGGCTCATCATTTCTCTCTAACACAAATTCATTCATTCATTCTGATTTGTTAAAAAAGGGTTCCTTGATTCATTGTAATATGGTGATTATGATATAGAATTGATGTAGTTGTCTGTATTAGTCCTCCTTATCGGGCTGCTTGCGCCACAATCTTATTGCATTAATGTGAATGTAATCTTGAGGTTTAGGATCAATAGTCTACCAGAGGCAGATTTCCCAGTACCTCGGATACAGTAAAGATAAATTTTCTCTGTTCGGGCTCATCAAACCTCTCAACACCTTCCCGATTGCTTCCATTGACTCTTTCATTAGTGCCAATTGCGATAACCTGGAGTAATGCTCATACAATTCTCCTGTTGTTTTCAATAAAAAGTGTCTGGGCATTACCCGAAAAGACcacaaattttaaataaaaatgacTTTCAATCATTTCCTTCTCCACCACATTTGTTATTTTCACTTCAGTTTTTGAGTCCAAGTAGTGGGACACTCTCTCAATCTCCACATTAAGACGTGTTTCGGCTTTCTTCAAATATTCCCCACAATCACAACAAGCAATGAACTGTTGAGACTCTAGCAGACACCTCGATGAAAGGCTTCTCAAAGTCTTCCTGGTATCTGCTAGCATCTTTGTTACAGTCCTCATAAGACCACGATTTATTACTTTACCGGTTCTTTCGCTCTGCACAGCAAACAAAGAAATGTAGTCAGGGGACCAGGGATTCAAACAAACTGGTACTTGTTTGCTCAGCCTGGTTtgtaaattaaaaataaaaatctataACTTTATAAGTTAGTTACATTTATGTATATTTtactaaaatatatttttgaaGTACAAATTTTTGTAGTTAAAAAGAATTGTACTATtatcaaaaaatataattttatttacatggtaagaaattaaaattaataaatattatttgctACTAAGTGATGTGAAGTTAAATTAGAGTTATACCTTGATCAATAATCCATAAactaataattttattaaataatatttttttcatgTACTCCTCATAGCTAAGTATACTTTTTTGGTCTCAGCCATAGATCATATTTCATTTTTAAATTCAAGATACATTAAGTTAATTTATCTATAATTTTTACTCTCTTGGTCATTCATAGGTATACATAATTATCATTCATTGCTATACATAATTAGTATGCATGGGGCCTGACATGAAATTTAATAAAAAGTGTATCCTCGTAGCGAAAAATAAGATAATTAAAATTGTGGATCAATTAATATTGGAAGAATTTAGTGGATATGAGTGGATAATAGTTAATTTTTATAGTATAAAATTTGAGTAAAGTTTTATGGAGACCCTATTTCAATGGAGGCCTAGGAAACCATCTatattttttaatcaaaatagtataaaatataatattttgtaaaatatattCTACAAAGATCACCAATTCATTAAAATTGTTGCagattttttaaatttaataagtataatgtaTATTCGGCAAACTGAACAAATGTTCTGCAGAATAAACATGTTTCATTGAAAAAAATATTTTGTAATGTTATACATGCAGGACATATATGataatcaatatttttaataaattgatgATCTTTGTAAAATATAATTCGCAAAGTAATAAGTTTTGCAATGTTTTTATGCAAAATTTTACTCGCATAACATAAGTGGTATCCGCGTCTTCAACAAAAAGGGGGTCTCCATAAAACTTTAATATACATTTTGCTATTTTTGTAATGGATGCATGTCTAAAATGTAAACTATGTACAAAGGTTATACGGAGTATTACTCTAGCATTTTTATGTTTAAGGGTAATATTTGAATTTGTAGACACAATTTTACTTAGCAATAAAACTATTTAATTTTTAGCCGTGTAgcattttatattaaaaatttattttatttaggGGTTCGGTTTTGTTATTTGTTTCCCAACTTGTGGTTAGATCTTTAATGTGTTTCATTTTGGATTATAATGGTTATAACCATTGAGGACTATTTGCACTACATCATATATGGCATATTGTAACATTTTTTCACTGTCACCGGCTAAAGTGTGACAATAGGCGCCTTAAAAAAATTAGGCTACATCTGACTACACATTTTTCCGATGTAGCCAATGATGGCATTTGATGTAACCATAAATATAAGTAGACATCTATAGTAACATAAAGGAATTCTATATGAACTTCAAGGCCCGTCATGAATACAAATAGGTAATTCATGATTGAGACCTGTCACGAATATGATCCAGACATGTTGTCCAAAAACTGAAGGTTTAACCTTGATCAAAATTTAACTACGTTAAACGCCAAGATTAGTAAAAAGATGAAGTTTGAAACTCAAAATTCCAGTTATTTGCCAACCACAACCGTGTCGGAACCTCATCAATCAAGACCAAAGGTTCGTAAAGAAGAGGTCGAGTAGCCTCCCGGGAAGGCCTTCAGCCGACCAAGTATCCACATTAACGGTTTAAAGTTCTCGACCTACTAGGATGTCCACGGTCACGACCAAGTGTCCATGAACACCATCACGACCAAAGTGGATCATGGGGACCACGAACAAAAACTCCTGAAATAGTGTACTCAGGCGAGTAGGCTCATTGGAAGGCTTTCCAGCCAACTAGGACGCCTACTCCGCTTACTCTCGGAAGAGTACACTCAATCGAATAGGCTCATTGGATGGCATTTCAGCCAAATAGAACGCCTAGTCTGCTTACTCTCGGAAGAGTATGATTATTTTTAAAAGCTTTTAAGCCTAGTTGGACGTCCCATCGCTTACTCTCGGAAGAGTAGACTCGGGAAAGTATGATTATTTTTTAAGGCTTTTCACCCTAGTAGGATGTCACCTCACCTAATCTCAGAAGAGTAAACTCGAAAAATTAGACTCGGAATAGTAGGATTATTTTTTAAGGCTTGTCAGCCTAACAGAGCATCACAACCAAGGTAAAACTTTAGGGTCGAATACCCTCA
It contains:
- the LOC141718147 gene encoding cytochrome P450 CYP736A12-like: MTLSWAFSFLFLVLGAAFWWILDTRQRKLLPPGPRGLPIVGSLLSLGSLPHRTFHELSKKYGPIMSLRMGSVPAIVVSSPEAAQLFLKTHDSVFAARPQMEAVAHMSYGNNGISFTNGTYWRHVRKFVVQELLAPAKVNSFRGMRRDEVGLVVEDIKKAAVAGEVVNVSDKVGGLIENMTFRFLLGRSKDDRFDLKGIMTEAFTLAGQFNLADFVPSLKPLDLQGLSRKYEATSKKLDAMLELIIEEHEQNLNNGTLKNNRDIVDEMISLSRNNASINHQELAKLIDRPSIKSIMIDIITAAIDTSFTSIEWILTELMRHPGAMKKCQEELTSIVGLDRMVEETDLPKLEYLYMVIREGMRLHPIVPLLGPHEAKEDIVVNGYHIPQKSRIIVNAWAIARDSKVWGDNALEFIPERFSESKIDLRGRDFELLPFGSGRRGCPGMQLGLLSVQLVLAQLLHCFDWELPHGKSAEDLDMTEQFGLTIPRIEHLLLVPKIRI